A window of the Enoplosus armatus isolate fEnoArm2 chromosome 5, fEnoArm2.hap1, whole genome shotgun sequence genome harbors these coding sequences:
- the LOC139285336 gene encoding TRPM8 channel-associated factor homolog — MSNQPIQNHHEGAYMSLMRGLRELDLRGPCVPSDLVLNGDHAFPLAMNSQGQVLMAASLYGRGRILVLGHEGYLTTFPALVENALTWLRGDGSDNFSVGVHKNVQAVADNLSKSSFRTEVVGRFSNNVGVYVTNAYSVDGDVKDIVAFLKAGGGVLIAGQAWSWAAKHPKENTLLQFEGNKVSGVAGIYFSDHYGAVECLPVYPQIPSSWMAVKIGKDFEDDLDFLLQGVSEFDLQNGVVASEVLVHGPLAFPIGTTKDGRAFLAGAYFGLGRVVVITHEGLLRQETLAPFWNNAIRWLDQSRNGVIGVVPNLDHAFNLFSKSQFNCKKSNFREDLSVFVCTAYSDEHVEEIHNFVAEGGGLLIGGHSWYWVQTHHGQNPMTDFSGNKILNKMGLSLLEKIIWEGSYKAPVPSQAIKDTCHFLHLLRCFAGHVTHGEELTGHEEGCLKKLGGDCADYLHMKARDCSSYTRVVSTLTDILKLGMPQVCDSSPVKSPKDHLLLSVGAEVYKVCPDPDALLPYLIKHNPLMPVVYNHKIKIDANTAGEEEWISTGLYLSPGMKTYMAIPAEIVNKGWEVQIGCQTDILNDEELKRAPCVHELFPVTTEMLQVWNLWGGLIYLIAPPKTQVHGVEVIVQMAVPAPYYKSGVTTAADWFSLRTAPSPWAELEFDNVILTVPSDVVRDLDRPDELAAHWDDIMRGIADLAAIPHKLPRKERFVTDVQISYGWMHAGYPIMTHRPTAAELVCIDHARSEGLWGPIHELGHNQQRDCWGFPPHTTECTCNLWSVYVHEEVLGINREQAHPMMTSTKRKTRASEYKKGGKRLSSWEVFVALETYMQLQEKFGWDAFKKVFAAYHEMSDFPKDNKGKMNLYAETFSKTVGMNLAGFFKAWGWPIESATEEKLSSLPSWSDHPMVQYD; from the exons ATGTCTAACCAGCCCATCCAAAACCACCATGAAGGGGCCTACATGTCCCTGATGAGAGGcttgagagagctggacctcCGGGGCCCCTGTGTTCCCAGTGACTTGGTTCTGAATGGAGACCATGCCTTTCCTTTAGCAATGAACAGCCAAGGCCAGGTCCTGATGGCTGCCTCTCTGTACGGCCGTGGGAGGATTCTGGTCCTGGGTCATGAGGGCTACCTGACCACCTTTCCTGCTCTGGTAGAGAACGCTCTGACCTGGCTGAGAGGAGATGGATCTGACAACTTCTCTGTGGGGGTCCACAAAAATGTCCAGGCAGTCGCTGATAATCTCAGCAAATCCAGCTTCCGCACAGAAGTTGTGGGGCGCTTTAGTAACAATGTGGGGGTGTATGTGACTAACGCCTACTCCGTGGACGGAGACGTGAAGGACATTGTGGCATTTCTGAAAGCTGGAGGAGGGGTGCTGATAGCGGGGCAGGCGTGGAGCTGGGCTGCAAAGCACCCTAAGGAAAACACGCTGCTGCAGTTTGAAGGGAATAAGGTTTCTGGTGTGGCAGGGATCTACTTCTCTGACCATTATGGTGCGGTAGAGTGCCTTCCTGTCTACCCTCAGATCCCATCTTCCTGGATGGCTGTAAA AATCGGTAAAGATTTTGAGGACGACTTAGACTTCTTACTCCAAGGTGTGTCAGAGTTTGACCTCCAGAATGGGGTCGTAGCTTCTGAGGTTCTGGTCCATGGCCCACTTGCCTTCCCCATTGGTACCACCAAGGATGGACGAGCGTTCTTGGCAGGAGCCTACTTTGGCCTGGGACGGGTTGTTGTGATCACACATGAAGGACTTCTGAGACAAGAG actctggctccatTTTGGAACAATGCCATTCGTTGGTTGGATCAAAGCCGGAATGGGGTTATTGGCGTAGTGCCAAACCTCGACCACGCCTTTAACCTCTTCAGCAAGTCACAGTTTAATTGTAAGAAGTCAAACTTCAGGGAAGAcctgagtgtatttgtgtgtacagcGTATAGCGATGAACATGTGGAAGAAATCCACAACTTtgtggcagagggaggaggcctGCTGATCGGTGGACATTCCTGGTACTGGGTACAGACACACCATGGGCAAAACCCAATGACAGATTTCTCAG GGAATAAGATCCTGAACAAAATGGGCTTGAGCTTGCTGGAGAAGATAATCTGGGAAGGTTCCTACAAGGCCCCTGTGCCTAGCCAGGCCATCAAAGACACCTGCCACTTCCTCCACCTTCTGCGCTGCTTTGCTGGTCATGTAACGCACGGGGAGGAACTAACAGGGCATGAGGAGGGATGCCTTAAGAAACTGGGTGGGGACTGTGCCGACTACTTGCACATGAAGGCTCGTGACTGCTCCTCCTATACGCGGGTGGTGTCCACTCTCACCGACATCTTAAAGTTAGGCATGCCACAG GTGTGTGACAGCTCCCCTGTGAAGAGTCCCAAAGACCACCTACTCCTCAGTGTGGGGGCAGAGGTATACAAGGTTTGCCCAGATCCTGATGCTCTCCTGCCCTACCTCATCAAGCACAACCCCTTGATGCCCGTTGTCTACAACCACAAGATCAAGATTGATGCTAACACAGCAG gagaggaggagtggatcAGTACAGGTCTCTACCTCTCTCCTGGTATGAAGACCTACATGGCCATACCAGCAGAGATTGTCAACAAGGGATGGGAG GTCCAGATAGGCTGCCAAACAGACATACTGAATGATGAGGAGTTGAAGAGAGCACCATGTGTTCATGAGCTATTTCCTGTTACCACAGAGATGTTGCAGGTGTGGAACCTGTGGGGGGGTCTCATCTACCTGATAGCCCCACCCAAAACACAAGTGCATGGGGTAGAGGTCATAGTGCAAATGGCTGTCCCTGCACCATATTATAAATCTG GCGTGACAACAGCAGCTGATTGGTTCTCGCTGCGCACAGCCCCTTCGCCCTGGGCAGAGTTGGAGTTTGACAACGTCATCCTTACTGTACCGTCAGATGTTGTTCGGGACCTGGATCGCCCCGACGAGCTGGCAGCGCACTGGGATGACATCATGAGAGGCATCGCTGATCTTGCTGCCATCCCACACAAACTTCCCCGCAAGGAACGTTTTGTTACTGATGTGCAGATTTCCTATG GTTGGATGCATGCAGGTTATCCTATCATGACACACAGGcccacagcagcagagctggTCTGCATTGACCATGCTCGGAGTGAAGGCCTGTGGGGCCCCATCCACGAGCTTGGACACAACCAACAGAGAGACTGCTGGGGGTTCCCACCACACACCACAGAGTGTACATGCAACCTGTGGtcagtgtatgtgcatgaaGAGGTGCTGGGGATTAACAGGGAACAG GCTCATCCCATGATGACCTCGACAAAAAGGAAGACTCGTGCATCAGAGTATAAAAAGGGGGGCAAGAGACTCAGCAGCTGGGAGGTGTTTGTTGCCCTGGAGACATATATGCAG CTCCAGGAGAAGTTTGGCTGGGATGCCTTTAAGAAGGTGTTTGCTGCCTACCACGAGATGAGCGACTTTCCAAAGGACAACAAAGGAAAGATGAACCTGTATGCTGAGACTTTCTCCAAGACTGTGGGGATGAACTTGGCTGGATTCTTTAAGGCCTGGGGCTGGCCCATCGAATCAGCCACTGAGGAGAAACTCTCCAGCCTGCCTTCCTGGAGTGACCACCCCATGGTCCAGTATGACTGA
- the LOC139285513 gene encoding endonuclease domain-containing 1 protein, with protein MQNGPFQNVVERFEDVPECVKYFYKEKVPEWGASTPGAARLCQRFVNRYHFATLYDTNHRIAVYSAYHFQPSNGGGRERRWFVEPQLVNMSWQTEMKDGYWLGKDHPGVYLGERQALNEDYTHSGFDRGHLNPNGHHAVPSRNATFTLTNVVPQNPKLNQNAWRIHESQLTDLFRDKCSKAFVLVGAIPSADNWIVKNNVKRVNIPDYLWNAYCCVDNNGRPIQGGAATARNTEDNWVEKVSVDELGEFLQQFSNQPVGELFYNNCRA; from the exons atgcagaatggcccctttcaGA ATGTTGTGGAACGTTTTGAG GATGTGCCAGAATGCGTGAAGTACTTCTATAAAGAGAAAGTGCCAGAGTGGGGGGCTTCTACACCCGGTGCTGCTCGTCTCTGTCAGCGCTTTGTCAACAG GTACCACTTTGCCACTCTGTATGACACCAACCATCGTATTGCCGTCTACTCCGCCTATCATTTCCAGCCCAGCAATGGAGGTGGCAGGGAGAGAAGGTGGTTTGTAGAGCCTCAG ctggtgaacatgtcCTGGCAAACAGAGATGAAGGATGGCTACTGGCTGGGGAAAGACCACCCTGGGGTCTActtgggagagagacaggctcTGAATGAGGACTACACACACTCTGGCTTTGACCGTGGTCACCTCAACCCCAATGGACACCATGCAG TCCCTAGCCGCAATGCCACTTTCACCCTGACCAATGTGGTTCCTCAGAACCCCAAGCTGAACCAGAATGCCTGGAGGATCCACGAGTCCCAGCTCACTGACCTTTTCCGGGACAAGTGCTCCAAGGCCTTTGTGCTGGTTGGTGCCATTCCCTCTGCAGACAACTGGATTGTCAAAAACAATGTGAAGCGGGTCAACATCCCAGACTACCTGTGGAACGCCTACTGCTGTGTGGACAACAATGGCAGACCCATTCAGGGTGGTGCTGCCACAGCGAGGAACACAGAGGACAACTGGGTGGAGAAGGTCTCTGTGGATGAACTGGGAGAATTTCTGCAGCAGTTCTCCAATCAACCAGTTGGGGAGCTGTTTTACAACAACTGCAGGGCATAA